One window of Phoenix dactylifera cultivar Barhee BC4 chromosome 5, palm_55x_up_171113_PBpolish2nd_filt_p, whole genome shotgun sequence genomic DNA carries:
- the LOC103698463 gene encoding 50S ribosomal protein L33-like isoform X5 produces MGKAKGGSIFIRLVSAAGTGFFYVKRKNPRRITEKLEFRKYDPRVNKHVLFTEAKMK; encoded by the coding sequence ATGGGAAAAGCAAAGGGTGGATCAATTTTCATCAGGCTGGTTTCAGCTGCTGGAACTGGATTCTTTTACGTTAAGCGAAAGAATCCTCGGAGAATCACAGAGAAACTTGAGTTTCGTAAGTACGACCCACGGGTGAATAAACATGTTCTCTTCACCGAAGCAAAGATGAAGTAa